From one Bacteroides fragilis NCTC 9343 genomic stretch:
- the cobM gene encoding precorrin-4 C(11)-methyltransferase → MKTAIIVISEAGIALAKTLEQELPESEIFSTGTDTDCHSISNLQEAVPEIFHKFDAIIFIGAMGICIRAIAPHIEDKHKDPAVVCVDSTGRYAVSVLSGHIGGANGLTRYVASILGAEPVITTRSDRTGLWALDTLGKKYGWQTVPAESSDMNHLITLFVDCKPTALLLDIRDEGTTQLEHTLPPHVDVFYKFEDMDLRKYDLLLLVTPFIYNTSDTPALYYVPPVLHMGVGLARDAHPVDTVITHLMDVVVQANMIPLAIRTVSSIEEKKDEPVLKLLAEAYQTRLYTASQLSKIEVPTPSEVVNKHMGTPSVSEASALLSSGGGPLLLPKQKGANFTVAIAMDAASVRQGHIEIVGAGPGDPELISVRGRHFLEEADLILYAGSLVPRELTECAKAGATIRSSASMTLEEQFALMKEFYDRGQLVVRLHTGDPCIYGAIQEQMNFFDQYGMHYHITPGISSFQAAAAALQSQFTIPERVQTIILTRGEGRTPMPEKEKLSLLARSQSTMCIFLSAGVVDQVQRELLEHYPPTTPVAACYHLTWKDERIFRGQLQDLAKIVNENHLTLTTMIVVGDAIDNREGLSRLYSHQFKHLFRK, encoded by the coding sequence ATGAAAACAGCCATTATTGTCATATCAGAAGCCGGCATAGCACTGGCCAAGACACTGGAACAGGAACTTCCCGAATCAGAGATCTTTTCTACCGGCACAGACACAGATTGCCACTCTATTTCCAATCTTCAGGAGGCCGTTCCTGAGATATTCCATAAATTCGATGCTATTATCTTCATCGGAGCTATGGGAATTTGTATCCGTGCCATTGCTCCCCATATTGAAGACAAGCATAAAGATCCCGCCGTTGTCTGTGTAGACAGCACAGGACGTTATGCTGTCTCTGTCCTGTCCGGACATATTGGTGGAGCCAACGGACTGACCCGGTATGTGGCAAGCATTCTGGGAGCCGAACCTGTGATTACCACCCGGAGTGACCGTACCGGTCTTTGGGCCCTCGATACTCTTGGCAAAAAATACGGTTGGCAAACAGTCCCGGCCGAATCATCGGATATGAATCATCTGATCACACTCTTTGTAGATTGCAAACCAACAGCTCTATTACTCGACATTCGCGACGAAGGCACAACACAGTTGGAACATACCTTGCCTCCTCACGTCGATGTATTCTACAAATTTGAGGATATGGATCTCCGGAAATATGACTTGCTCCTGCTTGTCACTCCATTCATTTACAACACCTCCGACACTCCGGCACTCTACTACGTCCCACCGGTATTGCATATGGGAGTCGGACTGGCCCGCGATGCCCATCCGGTGGATACCGTCATTACCCATCTGATGGATGTTGTGGTGCAAGCCAACATGATCCCTCTTGCCATACGTACCGTATCTTCCATTGAAGAAAAAAAAGACGAACCGGTGCTCAAACTACTTGCAGAGGCTTATCAGACCCGGCTTTACACCGCCAGTCAACTCAGCAAAATAGAGGTGCCCACTCCAAGTGAAGTGGTCAACAAGCACATGGGTACTCCCAGTGTATCCGAAGCCTCTGCCCTACTCTCTTCCGGAGGCGGTCCCTTACTCCTGCCCAAACAAAAAGGCGCTAACTTTACTGTAGCCATCGCCATGGACGCTGCCTCCGTACGTCAGGGGCACATCGAAATTGTCGGAGCCGGTCCCGGCGATCCGGAGCTGATCTCCGTACGCGGACGTCACTTTCTCGAAGAAGCCGACCTGATACTTTATGCCGGCAGTCTCGTCCCCCGCGAACTGACAGAATGTGCCAAAGCCGGTGCTACCATACGCAGTTCGGCTTCCATGACTCTCGAAGAGCAATTTGCCTTGATGAAAGAGTTTTATGACCGTGGACAGTTGGTAGTCCGTCTGCATACAGGCGACCCTTGTATCTATGGTGCCATCCAGGAGCAAATGAATTTCTTCGACCAATATGGTATGCATTACCACATCACTCCGGGGATCTCTTCATTTCAGGCTGCCGCCGCTGCTCTCCAATCCCAATTCACCATTCCGGAGAGGGTACAGACCATCATCCTCACTCGCGGTGAAGGTCGTACACCGATGCCCGAGAAAGAGAAACTCAGCCTGCTGGCACGTTCGCAAAGCACCATGTGCATCTTCCTCAGCGCAGGCGTAGTCGATCAGGTTCAGCGAGAGCTCCTCGAGCACTATCCGCCCACTACACCTGTAGCTGCCTGTTATCATCTGACCTGGAAAGACGAACGCATCTTTCGCGGACAATTACAGGATTTAGCTAAGATCGTAAACGAAAACCATCTGACTCTGACTACCATGATTGTCGTAGGCGATGCCATCGATAATCGGGAAGGACTGTCACGACTATATTCTCACCAATTTAAACACTTATTCCGTAAATAA
- the cbiD gene encoding cobalt-precorrin-5B (C(1))-methyltransferase CbiD — protein sequence MILIFGGTTEGRAAVNVIEEAGKPYYYSTKGDEQDIYLHHGIRLSGAMTRRTLKAFCRQNDIRLLIDAAHPFAEKLHDTVTDVAHDLGIPCIRYERIYDRSYLNPIFEDNCDPDDLPFKFEYDNRDLLRELKKEKEGHRFLFLTGVQSIARFKSLWTKKKYECYFRILDRDSSREIARQAGFPEDHLVYYHPETENLPQLLQELSPQAVVLKESGKSGGFTEKKDMILEYGATPYILLHPELEYYDITVDGVNSLRRTLEKMLPDYFPLRSGLTTGSCAAAAAIAAFRKLKNPILEDFNRNIHTVLPSGETIEIPCQSVSGTFSDEKIEVSATVIKDGGDDPDVTSGLPIVTTLTLNLAEAKQANNAPVQTPETWEFVFHGGPGVGTVTLPGLGLEVGGPAINATPRQMIIDNLRNCIRYYYRYLPNAPIHVTISVPGGEEVAARTFNPRLGVVGGISIIGTSGIVKPFSSEAFVRSIRKEMEVARATGACRIVINSGAKSEKYIRNLYPELPPQAFVHYGNFIGETIGIAAELGISRLTLGVMMGKAVKLAEGHLDTHSKKVTMNKEFLKEIARRCGCTPSSIEAIDHIILARELWNILPETELQAFCSLLIEQCHRHCDVLLPNGELTILLITEEGKIIQ from the coding sequence ATGATACTTATATTTGGAGGAACCACTGAAGGACGGGCTGCCGTCAATGTAATCGAAGAAGCCGGGAAACCTTATTATTACTCAACCAAAGGTGACGAACAGGATATCTACCTGCATCATGGCATACGCCTGAGCGGCGCCATGACCCGGAGAACCCTGAAAGCTTTCTGTCGCCAAAACGACATTCGCCTTTTGATAGATGCCGCCCACCCCTTTGCCGAAAAGCTGCATGATACAGTAACCGATGTTGCGCATGATCTCGGCATTCCCTGCATTCGATACGAACGCATTTACGACCGCTCTTACCTCAACCCGATTTTCGAAGACAACTGCGACCCTGATGATTTGCCTTTTAAATTTGAATATGACAATCGGGATCTGTTGCGCGAGTTGAAGAAAGAAAAAGAGGGTCACAGATTTCTTTTCCTGACAGGCGTCCAGTCCATCGCCCGATTCAAATCTTTATGGACCAAGAAGAAGTATGAATGTTACTTCCGTATTCTCGACCGTGACAGCTCCCGTGAAATAGCCCGTCAAGCAGGATTCCCGGAAGATCATCTGGTGTACTATCATCCCGAAACGGAGAATCTGCCCCAACTCCTGCAAGAACTGTCTCCCCAGGCAGTCGTCCTGAAAGAGAGTGGGAAGTCCGGAGGATTCACCGAAAAGAAAGACATGATCCTGGAATATGGGGCAACTCCTTACATCCTTCTCCATCCCGAATTAGAATATTACGATATAACAGTAGACGGAGTAAACAGTCTCCGCCGTACCCTTGAGAAAATGCTGCCCGATTACTTCCCATTGCGTAGCGGACTCACTACCGGGAGTTGTGCCGCAGCCGCTGCCATAGCTGCTTTTCGGAAACTGAAAAATCCCATACTCGAGGATTTTAACCGGAATATCCATACCGTCCTTCCCAGTGGCGAAACGATTGAAATTCCTTGCCAATCCGTATCCGGAACATTCTCCGACGAGAAAATTGAAGTCAGCGCTACCGTCATCAAAGATGGAGGAGACGACCCCGATGTGACCAGTGGGCTGCCGATTGTAACCACTTTAACCCTGAACCTCGCAGAAGCGAAACAGGCTAATAACGCACCTGTACAAACTCCGGAAACATGGGAGTTCGTCTTCCATGGTGGCCCGGGTGTAGGAACAGTTACCCTGCCGGGACTCGGGCTCGAAGTAGGTGGTCCGGCCATTAACGCCACTCCCAGGCAAATGATTATCGACAATCTGAGGAATTGCATCCGGTACTACTATCGATACCTGCCAAACGCTCCCATCCATGTCACCATCTCAGTTCCCGGAGGTGAAGAAGTCGCCGCACGTACTTTCAACCCCCGGCTGGGTGTCGTAGGCGGAATCTCCATCATCGGTACCAGCGGTATTGTGAAACCCTTTTCTTCCGAAGCTTTCGTCCGTTCCATTCGTAAGGAGATGGAAGTGGCACGTGCTACAGGTGCTTGCCGCATTGTCATCAATTCGGGAGCCAAAAGCGAAAAATATATTCGCAATCTCTATCCGGAACTTCCGCCGCAGGCTTTTGTGCACTATGGTAATTTCATAGGCGAAACGATCGGAATTGCAGCCGAACTCGGCATCTCGCGGCTGACCTTGGGAGTAATGATGGGTAAAGCTGTGAAACTGGCGGAAGGGCACCTCGACACACACAGCAAGAAAGTCACCATGAACAAGGAGTTCCTCAAAGAAATTGCCCGACGGTGTGGATGTACCCCCTCCAGCATAGAGGCAATCGACCATATCATTCTGGCACGTGAACTTTGGAACATCCTTCCTGAAACCGAACTGCAGGCTTTCTGTTCCCTGTTGATCGAACAATGCCACCGCCACTGCGATGTGCTGCTCCCCAATGGAGAACTAACCATCCTTCTGATTACTGAAGAAGGAAAAATCATACAGTAA
- a CDS encoding hexokinase family protein, translated as MEKNIFKLDNEQLKGIAHAFREKVEEGLNKNNAEIQCIPTFILPKATDVKGKALVLDLGGTNYRVAIVDFSTEKPIIYPNNGWKKDMSIMKSPGYTREELFKELADLIVEIKREEEMPIGYCFSYPTESIPGGDARLLRWTKGVDIREMVGQFVGKPLLDYLNEKNKIRFTGVKVLNDTIASLFAGLTDKSYDAYIGLIVGTGTNMATFIPSDKITKLDPECHVQGLIPVNLESGNFYPPFLTAVDDTVDATSDSLGKQRFEKAVSGMYLGDILKAAFPLEEFEEKFDARKLTAMMNYPDIHKDIYVQVAHWIYNRSAQLVAASLAGLIALLKSYNRDIHRVCLIAEGSLFWSESRKDKNYNILVMEKLQELLRELELEDVEVHINSMDNANLIGTGIAALS; from the coding sequence ATGGAGAAGAATATTTTCAAACTGGACAATGAACAACTGAAAGGAATCGCGCACGCATTCCGGGAGAAAGTGGAAGAGGGATTAAATAAGAATAATGCTGAAATACAATGTATTCCTACCTTTATTTTACCTAAGGCGACCGATGTTAAAGGCAAGGCTTTGGTTCTGGACCTGGGAGGTACCAACTATAGAGTGGCAATTGTCGATTTCTCAACCGAAAAGCCAATCATCTATCCCAATAATGGTTGGAAGAAGGATATGTCGATTATGAAGTCGCCCGGTTATACCCGTGAAGAGTTGTTCAAAGAGTTGGCCGACCTGATTGTTGAAATAAAGCGGGAAGAGGAAATGCCTATCGGTTATTGTTTTTCTTATCCGACCGAATCGATACCGGGAGGCGATGCAAGATTGCTTCGTTGGACCAAGGGGGTAGACATTCGGGAAATGGTGGGACAGTTTGTTGGGAAACCCTTACTCGACTACCTGAATGAAAAAAATAAAATCAGATTTACAGGAGTTAAAGTGCTGAATGACACGATTGCCAGTTTATTTGCCGGGCTTACCGACAAAAGCTATGATGCTTATATTGGCCTGATTGTAGGGACAGGTACAAATATGGCAACTTTTATTCCGTCTGACAAGATAACGAAGTTGGACCCGGAATGTCACGTACAAGGCTTGATTCCGGTCAATCTGGAATCGGGAAACTTTTATCCTCCCTTCCTGACTGCGGTGGACGATACTGTTGACGCAACTTCTGACAGTTTGGGTAAACAGCGTTTTGAGAAAGCGGTATCCGGCATGTATCTGGGGGATATCCTGAAAGCAGCTTTCCCTTTGGAAGAATTTGAAGAGAAATTTGATGCAAGGAAACTGACTGCTATGATGAATTATCCTGATATACACAAAGATATCTATGTTCAGGTAGCCCATTGGATCTATAACAGATCGGCCCAGCTCGTCGCTGCCTCTCTTGCCGGATTAATCGCATTGCTGAAATCGTATAATCGAGATATCCATCGGGTTTGTCTGATTGCCGAGGGCAGTCTTTTCTGGAGTGAAAGTCGGAAAGATAAAAACTATAATATCCTTGTAATGGAGAAATTGCAGGAACTTCTTCGTGAGCTTGAACTGGAAGATGTCGAAGTTCATATTAATAGTATGGATAATGCCAATCTGATAGGAACGGGGATTGCGGCATTATCCTGA
- the nspC gene encoding carboxynorspermidine decarboxylase, with product MIDFTQFPSPCYIMEEELLRKNLSLIKSVADDAGVEIILAFKSFAMWRSFPIFREYIGHSTASSVYEARLALEEFGSKAHTYSPAYTEADFPEIMRCSSHITFNSLSQFSRFYPLTVAEGSGISCGIRVNPEYSEVETELYNPCAPGTRFGITADLLPARLPQGIEGFHCHCHCESSSFELERTLQHLEEKFSPWFSQIKWLNLGGGHLMTRKDYDTRHLTGLLQGLKKRYPHLRIILEPGSAFTWQTGVLTSEVVDIVESRGIRTAILNVSFTCHMPDCLEMPYQPAVRGAVMGEEGPFVYRLGGNSCLSGDYMGSWSFDHELQAGERIVFEDMIHYTMVKTNMFNGIHHPAIALWTADGKAEIFRQFSYEDYRDRMS from the coding sequence ATGATAGATTTTACCCAATTCCCCTCTCCGTGTTATATCATGGAAGAGGAGCTGCTGAGAAAGAACCTCAGCCTGATAAAGAGTGTAGCCGATGATGCCGGAGTTGAAATCATCCTTGCTTTCAAGTCTTTTGCCATGTGGCGTTCATTTCCCATTTTCAGGGAGTACATCGGACACTCCACGGCCAGTTCCGTCTACGAAGCCCGTTTGGCGCTCGAAGAGTTCGGCAGTAAGGCGCATACTTATTCCCCGGCCTATACCGAGGCGGACTTCCCGGAGATCATGCGTTGCAGCAGCCACATCACGTTCAATTCCCTGTCTCAATTCAGCCGCTTCTATCCGCTGACTGTGGCCGAAGGCAGCGGCATCTCTTGCGGCATCCGTGTTAATCCCGAGTATTCGGAGGTAGAGACCGAACTCTATAACCCGTGCGCTCCCGGCACCCGTTTCGGGATCACTGCCGATCTGTTGCCCGCCCGTTTGCCGCAGGGGATCGAAGGTTTCCATTGTCATTGCCATTGCGAGTCATCTTCGTTTGAGCTCGAGCGCACTTTGCAACATCTTGAAGAGAAGTTCTCGCCGTGGTTTTCTCAAATCAAGTGGCTCAACCTGGGCGGCGGCCACCTGATGACCCGCAAGGATTATGATACCCGGCATCTGACCGGCTTGTTACAAGGATTGAAAAAGCGCTATCCGCATTTGCGTATCATCCTCGAGCCCGGTTCGGCTTTCACCTGGCAAACCGGAGTCCTCACCTCCGAGGTGGTGGATATTGTCGAAAGCCGCGGCATCCGTACGGCCATTCTCAACGTCAGCTTCACCTGCCACATGCCCGACTGTCTTGAAATGCCTTATCAGCCCGCCGTTCGCGGAGCGGTGATGGGAGAGGAGGGACCGTTTGTCTATCGTCTCGGGGGCAATTCCTGCCTGAGCGGAGATTACATGGGGTCCTGGAGTTTCGACCATGAACTGCAGGCAGGCGAACGAATTGTCTTTGAAGATATGATACATTATACAATGGTAAAAACGAATATGTTTAATGGAATTCACCATCCTGCCATTGCTCTGTGGACAGCGGATGGCAAAGCCGAAATCTTCAGGCAGTTTTCCTACGAAGATTATCGCGATAGAATGAGTTGA